A stretch of Paenibacillus sp. URB8-2 DNA encodes these proteins:
- the pdxS gene encoding pyridoxal 5'-phosphate synthase lyase subunit PdxS, with protein sequence METGTSRVKRGMAEMQKGGVIMDVMNAEQAKIAEAAGAVAVMALERVPSDIRAAGGVARMADPTIVEEVIKVVSIPVMAKARIGHYVEAKVLESLGVDYLDESEVLTPADEVFHIDKREFTVPFVCGAKDLGEALRRISEGASMIRTKGEPGTGNIVEAVRHMRYINSQIRKVQNLSKDELYAEAKNLGVSYDLLLEVHELGKLPVVNFAAGGVATPADAALMMHLGADGVFVGSGIFKSDNPEKFARAIVEATTHYTDYKLIAEVSKNLGAAMKGIDIATLTAAERMSERGW encoded by the coding sequence ATGGAAACAGGAACATCGAGAGTTAAAAGGGGTATGGCAGAAATGCAGAAAGGCGGCGTCATCATGGACGTCATGAATGCGGAACAGGCTAAAATTGCCGAAGCTGCAGGCGCTGTTGCCGTTATGGCTCTGGAGCGTGTGCCATCCGACATTCGTGCAGCTGGCGGCGTCGCCCGTATGGCCGACCCAACCATCGTGGAAGAGGTTATCAAGGTTGTAAGCATCCCCGTTATGGCCAAAGCCAGAATCGGTCATTATGTAGAAGCCAAGGTGCTGGAATCCCTGGGAGTCGACTACCTGGACGAAAGCGAAGTGCTGACTCCTGCGGATGAAGTATTCCATATTGATAAACGTGAATTTACCGTGCCTTTCGTCTGCGGAGCGAAGGATCTGGGAGAAGCGCTGCGCCGTATCAGCGAAGGTGCGTCCATGATCCGTACCAAAGGCGAGCCGGGAACCGGCAACATCGTAGAGGCTGTACGTCATATGCGCTATATCAACAGCCAAATCCGCAAGGTTCAAAATTTATCGAAGGACGAGCTGTATGCCGAAGCCAAAAATCTTGGCGTGTCTTACGACCTGCTGCTTGAAGTTCATGAGCTTGGCAAGCTTCCTGTCGTTAACTTCGCTGCAGGCGGCGTGGCCACTCCAGCCGATGCCGCACTGATGATGCATCTGGGAGCGGATGGCGTATTTGTAGGCTCCGGTATTTTCAAATCGGACAACCCGGAGAAATTCGCCCGTGCTATTGTTGAGGCGACTACCCATTACACCGATTATAAGCTGATCGCCGAAGTGTCCAAGAACCTTGGCGCAGCGATGAAAGGCATTGATATTGCAACTCTGACCGCAGCCGAACGGATGTCCGAGCGCGGCTGGTAA
- the pdxT gene encoding pyridoxal 5'-phosphate synthase glutaminase subunit PdxT, with product MKIGVLALQGAVTEHIVSIGKTGAEGTPIKRIEQLDEVDGLIIPGGESTTIGKLMRKYGFIEAIREFAGQGKPVFGTCAGLIVLAKEIAGGESAHLELMDITVARNAFGRQRESFECDLDVKGIEEPVRAVFIRAPLIEKVGPNVDVLSVYKDEIVTAREGNLLVSSFHPELTDDYRLHQYFTDMVQAAGTAEQ from the coding sequence ATGAAGATAGGAGTGCTGGCGCTTCAGGGCGCTGTAACGGAACATATTGTGAGCATCGGCAAGACGGGAGCCGAAGGGACGCCAATCAAGCGGATAGAGCAGCTTGACGAGGTGGATGGACTGATCATTCCCGGAGGCGAGAGCACAACCATCGGCAAGCTGATGCGCAAGTACGGCTTCATTGAAGCAATTCGCGAGTTTGCAGGCCAAGGCAAGCCGGTCTTCGGGACATGTGCCGGACTTATTGTGCTGGCAAAGGAAATTGCGGGCGGAGAGTCGGCACATCTGGAACTGATGGATATTACCGTGGCACGGAATGCCTTTGGAAGACAGCGGGAAAGCTTTGAATGCGACCTGGATGTAAAAGGAATTGAGGAACCGGTCCGGGCAGTGTTCATACGGGCTCCGCTTATTGAGAAAGTTGGTCCGAATGTGGATGTGCTGTCCGTCTATAAAGACGAGATTGTAACCGCGCGTGAGGGTAACTTGCTTGTGTCTTCTTTTCACCCGGAATTGACGGATGATTACCGGCTGCATCAGTACTTTACGGATATGGTACAGGCTGCCGGTACGGCCGAACAGTAA
- the serS gene encoding serine--tRNA ligase yields the protein MLDVKILRTDYAKVEEALDKRGKSQDLISGFPALDLRRRELLQETESLKNRRNTVSGEVAKRKKSGEPADELIAEMRNVSDRIKELDDEVRDLENQISELMLSIPNIPHESVPVGKSEEENVEVRRWSQPREFGFTPKSHWELAQNLDILDFEAAAKVTGSRFVFYKGLGARLERAVINFMMDLHSGEHHYEEMLPPYIVNKDSLYGTGQLPKFEEDLFKLRDTEYYLIPTAEVPVTNYYREEILNASDLPKYFVAYSSCFRSEAGSAGRDTRGLIRQHQFNKVELVKLTSPESSYEELEKMTANAESVLQLLELPYRVLALCTGDMGFTAAKTYDLEVWLPESGMYREISSCSNTEDFQARRANIRFRKEPKAKPEFVHTLNGSALAVGRTVAAILENYQQEDGSVLIPERLQPYMGNVKAIRPKTNQ from the coding sequence GTGTTAGATGTTAAAATATTGCGCACCGATTATGCCAAGGTTGAGGAGGCGCTCGACAAACGCGGCAAATCGCAGGATTTGATCTCCGGATTTCCGGCACTGGATCTTCGCCGCCGCGAACTGCTTCAGGAGACGGAAAGCTTGAAGAACCGCCGCAACACCGTCTCGGGCGAGGTCGCCAAGAGAAAGAAGAGCGGAGAGCCGGCCGATGAGCTGATTGCCGAAATGCGGAACGTATCGGACCGGATTAAAGAACTGGACGATGAAGTGCGGGATCTGGAAAATCAAATTTCCGAGCTGATGCTGAGCATTCCGAACATTCCCCACGAGTCGGTGCCGGTAGGCAAATCCGAGGAAGAGAATGTGGAAGTGCGCCGATGGTCGCAGCCGCGTGAATTCGGCTTTACACCCAAGTCTCACTGGGAGCTGGCGCAGAATCTGGATATCCTAGACTTTGAGGCCGCTGCCAAGGTGACGGGATCGCGTTTTGTGTTTTATAAAGGTCTGGGAGCCCGCCTAGAGCGCGCGGTGATCAACTTTATGATGGACCTGCATAGCGGGGAGCATCATTACGAGGAAATGCTGCCGCCGTATATTGTCAATAAAGACAGTCTGTACGGCACGGGACAGCTTCCTAAATTCGAAGAGGACCTGTTCAAGCTACGCGACACGGAGTATTACCTGATTCCGACGGCCGAAGTGCCGGTAACGAACTATTACCGGGAGGAAATCCTGAACGCTTCCGATTTGCCGAAGTATTTTGTCGCTTACAGCTCCTGCTTCCGCTCGGAAGCCGGTTCGGCCGGACGGGATACCCGAGGGCTGATCCGCCAGCATCAATTCAACAAGGTAGAGCTGGTCAAGCTGACATCGCCGGAATCCTCTTATGAAGAGCTTGAGAAAATGACGGCGAACGCCGAAAGCGTACTGCAACTGCTCGAGCTGCCCTACCGCGTGCTGGCGCTCTGTACGGGCGATATGGGCTTTACCGCGGCCAAGACCTATGATCTCGAAGTTTGGCTGCCGGAAAGCGGCATGTACCGTGAAATTTCGTCCTGCTCGAATACCGAGGACTTTCAGGCCCGGCGGGCCAACATCCGATTCCGCAAGGAACCGAAAGCCAAGCCGGAATTCGTGCATACGCTCAATGGCTCGGCTTTGGCGGTAGGACGCACAGTAGCTGCCATTCTGGAGAATTATCAGCAGGAGGACGGCAGTGTGCTTATTCCGGAACGTCTTCAGCCTTATATGGGCAACGTGAAGGCGATACGGCCAAAGACGAACCAGTAA
- a CDS encoding small acid-soluble spore protein P produces the protein MSKPKTIQVPGTQPAVDEMKTRHNSDGPEPLSGSKKVKQANHVSHNNPQG, from the coding sequence ATGAGCAAGCCGAAGACAATTCAGGTTCCCGGAACACAGCCCGCGGTAGACGAAATGAAGACGCGTCATAACAGTGACGGTCCGGAGCCGCTTTCCGGCTCCAAGAAGGTGAAGCAGGCAAATCACGTCAGCCATAACAACCCGCAAGGATAA
- a CDS encoding GNAT family N-acetyltransferase: MSFILTNQSAGIYLAPIRSQNAESLLELRLRNRSVHSRYEPEREDDFFTLKGQKQLILQRMEDEELDRAYMFGIYSAEEERLIGQIAINNIVRGVGQFADLGYFIDHKHQGRGFMTGAVGLAAEYAFQVLGLHRLQAAILLHNDASRRVLEKNGFQPEGIARRFLKINGQWQDHRTYALLADEASSAGNPPM, encoded by the coding sequence ATGTCATTCATTTTAACTAATCAATCGGCCGGGATTTATCTTGCCCCGATCCGCTCTCAGAACGCGGAGAGCCTGCTGGAACTGCGTCTGCGCAACCGCAGCGTCCACAGCCGCTATGAGCCCGAGAGGGAAGACGACTTCTTTACATTGAAAGGCCAAAAGCAGCTCATTCTTCAGCGAATGGAGGATGAGGAACTGGACAGAGCGTATATGTTCGGAATCTATTCTGCCGAAGAGGAACGTTTAATCGGACAGATTGCCATCAACAACATTGTACGCGGGGTGGGCCAGTTTGCCGATCTCGGCTATTTTATCGACCATAAGCATCAAGGGCGGGGGTTTATGACGGGAGCTGTCGGCCTGGCGGCGGAATATGCTTTTCAGGTACTCGGTCTGCACCGGCTGCAAGCCGCCATTCTCCTGCATAACGACGCTTCCAGAAGGGTCTTGGAGAAGAATGGGTTTCAGCCGGAAGGCATTGCGCGCCGCTTCCTTAAGATCAATGGACAGTGGCAGGATCACCGGACTTACGCCCTTTTGGCCGATGAGGCTTCCTCTGCGGGAAATCCGCCGATGTAA
- the tadA gene encoding tRNA adenosine(34) deaminase TadA, with translation MNNWDNGTSSGQQEEHERWMSEAIAEAQKAEALGEVPIGAVIVRNGQIIGRGYNLRETTMDSTAHAEMVAIREASAALNSWRLLECTLYVTLEPCPMCAGAIVQSRVPLTVYGTPDPKAGCAGTLMNLLEEPRFNHRTEVISGIRQAECAGLLTSFFRRLRQERLQKNAREE, from the coding sequence TTGAACAACTGGGATAATGGGACATCCTCTGGGCAGCAGGAAGAACATGAACGGTGGATGAGCGAAGCAATCGCGGAAGCCCAAAAAGCGGAGGCGCTGGGCGAAGTCCCGATCGGTGCGGTCATTGTCAGGAATGGCCAGATTATCGGAAGAGGATATAACTTACGCGAAACGACGATGGATTCCACAGCCCATGCGGAAATGGTGGCGATTCGCGAAGCGAGCGCCGCGCTGAACTCCTGGCGACTGCTGGAATGCACTTTATACGTTACACTCGAGCCGTGCCCGATGTGCGCGGGAGCCATCGTGCAGTCCAGGGTTCCGCTTACGGTGTACGGCACGCCCGATCCGAAAGCAGGCTGCGCCGGGACATTGATGAATTTGCTGGAGGAACCGCGGTTCAACCACCGGACCGAAGTCATATCCGGCATTAGGCAGGCGGAATGCGCCGGACTCCTGACCTCCTTCTTCCGCCGGCTTCGGCAGGAGCGCCTGCAGAAAAATGCCAGGGAGGAATAA
- a CDS encoding sensor histidine kinase: MSIKTKLSAIIFGSVLLILALNLTLNSYATRNNLRGEAERNMKTAAMQIAVSVEQSNYSSNYAEQLIAQNLRMAAILISNDLDPDIANVTNAELKKLASKVGVSNISLLVRTKDDIVVKKSSDPKELDLPTKGFGFWYTAFVDLFEGREVSVAKGQRLEHFWSGPFEYSSSNPEFIEKWGYYYDGRSNYIIDPYIRSTSISDYVRIMSPEEIVKQTMEVNPDILEITGINPSTFGSSTMDPDGTDSVNVKLRNRPIMYGTYRFGDVERDKWAVKEALAKKEPVMVDATARGVRVMKSFIPVTLPDSGAYVISVVIDYSVITSVIREQLWNNIRSSLLLLALFLAGSYILAGFIIRPIQAILTKVQDVSRGKFEPPLEVGSRDELGQLALRINAMTRNLALHTSRLRQTLEENREVKEHLESVINGTSDAIHTSDMTGRIISVNRAFEELYGWREREVVGRIIDLVPDSASKEEGTRLQWLIRGAHLPPTETLRLKRDGSVVEVSVSTSVIRDEEGKPLSFVHVSRDMTERNRMEELLRQSEKLTTVGQLAAGVAHEIRNPLTTLRGFLQLQREKQMLVPLHVDLMLSELERINLIVSEFLILAKPQAVRFQQKDVCQILHDVISLLDSQAHLHNIEVKDEFEITPAMVHCEENQLKQVFINIIKNGIESMSAGGTLTLEQKRIEDSIVIVITDEGEGIPAEMLPKLGQPFFTNKETGTGLGLMISQRIIQAHKGMMEIESQVGRGTSVTIALPAAIETAGPVNAEAGTGKETE, encoded by the coding sequence TTGTCCATAAAAACGAAGCTTTCTGCCATAATATTCGGCTCCGTACTACTGATTCTGGCACTGAATTTGACTCTTAATTCCTATGCGACCCGCAATAATCTGCGAGGCGAGGCCGAGAGAAACATGAAGACGGCGGCCATGCAGATTGCCGTTTCCGTAGAACAGAGCAACTACAGCTCCAATTATGCGGAACAGCTGATAGCGCAAAATTTGCGAATGGCCGCTATTTTGATATCCAATGATTTGGACCCCGACATAGCGAACGTAACGAATGCCGAATTGAAGAAACTGGCCTCGAAAGTAGGGGTTTCCAATATATCGCTGCTGGTCAGGACCAAGGACGACATTGTGGTGAAGAAGTCCTCCGACCCCAAAGAACTAGACTTACCTACAAAAGGCTTTGGATTTTGGTATACGGCATTTGTTGATCTGTTCGAAGGAAGGGAAGTATCGGTTGCCAAAGGGCAGCGATTGGAGCATTTTTGGTCCGGTCCTTTTGAGTATTCATCCTCCAATCCCGAGTTTATCGAGAAGTGGGGTTATTACTATGACGGACGAAGCAATTACATTATCGATCCGTATATCCGCAGCACGTCTATTAGCGATTATGTCAGAATTATGAGTCCGGAAGAAATTGTGAAGCAGACGATGGAGGTCAACCCTGATATTCTGGAAATTACGGGCATCAATCCCTCCACATTCGGTTCTTCCACTATGGATCCGGACGGCACCGACAGTGTCAATGTCAAACTGCGCAACCGGCCGATTATGTACGGTACCTACCGGTTTGGAGACGTAGAGCGGGACAAATGGGCGGTGAAAGAAGCACTGGCCAAAAAAGAGCCCGTAATGGTGGATGCGACGGCGCGCGGTGTAAGGGTGATGAAGAGCTTTATTCCGGTTACCCTGCCCGATTCGGGCGCCTATGTTATCAGCGTGGTGATCGATTACTCGGTCATTACGTCGGTTATTAGAGAACAATTATGGAACAACATCCGGAGTTCCCTCCTGCTGCTTGCATTGTTCCTCGCGGGAAGCTACATTCTGGCGGGTTTTATTATTCGGCCCATTCAGGCGATACTCACCAAGGTTCAGGACGTCTCCCGGGGTAAGTTCGAGCCGCCGCTGGAGGTCGGAAGCAGGGACGAACTGGGGCAGCTGGCGCTGCGCATTAACGCCATGACGCGAAATCTTGCCCTGCACACAAGCCGTCTAAGGCAGACACTTGAGGAGAACCGGGAGGTAAAAGAGCATCTGGAGTCGGTGATCAACGGTACTTCCGATGCGATCCATACGTCGGATATGACCGGCAGGATCATCAGCGTTAACCGCGCTTTTGAAGAGCTGTACGGCTGGAGAGAACGCGAGGTTGTAGGCAGGATCATCGATCTCGTTCCGGACTCCGCATCTAAGGAAGAGGGGACGCGGCTTCAGTGGCTGATTCGGGGAGCACATCTGCCTCCGACGGAGACGCTGCGTTTGAAACGGGACGGATCTGTCGTCGAAGTCAGCGTCAGCACCTCTGTCATACGGGACGAAGAGGGCAAGCCGCTGTCCTTCGTGCATGTTTCACGGGATATGACGGAGCGGAACCGGATGGAAGAGCTGCTCAGACAGTCCGAGAAGCTTACTACCGTTGGTCAGCTTGCCGCCGGCGTTGCCCATGAAATCCGGAATCCGCTGACGACGCTGAGGGGTTTTTTACAGCTCCAAAGGGAAAAACAGATGCTTGTCCCCCTGCATGTGGATTTGATGCTCTCAGAACTGGAGCGGATCAATCTGATTGTCAGCGAATTTCTTATATTGGCCAAGCCGCAAGCGGTGCGGTTTCAGCAAAAGGACGTCTGTCAAATTCTGCATGATGTAATCTCCTTGCTGGACAGTCAGGCCCATTTGCATAATATCGAGGTCAAGGATGAGTTTGAAATAACTCCGGCAATGGTACACTGTGAAGAGAACCAACTAAAGCAGGTATTTATCAATATTATCAAAAACGGAATTGAGTCCATGTCCGCAGGCGGAACGCTAACATTGGAACAGAAGCGTATCGAAGATTCAATCGTTATTGTCATTACCGATGAGGGAGAGGGCATCCCGGCGGAGATGCTGCCGAAGCTTGGACAGCCGTTCTTTACGAACAAGGAGACGGGGACGGGACTTGGCCTGATGATCAGCCAGCGGATTATTCAAGCCCATAAAGGAATGATGGAGATTGAAAGTCAGGTCGGCCGGGGAACCTCGGTAACGATTGCGCTCCCGGCCGCCATTGAGACCGCGGGACCTGTCAACGCAGAAGCCGGTACAGGAAAAGAAACGGAGTGA
- the rluF gene encoding 23S rRNA pseudouridine(2604) synthase RluF — MRINKFISETGYCSRREADKLVESGRVTINGERAVLGSQAEAGDDVRIDGKRLESESQTVYIALNKPVGITSTTEGHIKGNIVDFVGHLERIFPIGRLDKDSEGLILLTNDGDIVNKILRAEGRHEKEYVVTVDRPITPSFVAGMSSGVKILGEKTLPCQVTRMTERVFRVILTEGKNRQIRRMCSAFGYEVRRLQRIRIMNIRLGNLQVGKWRDLTPAEKKELGDMLSYKLQ, encoded by the coding sequence ATGAGAATTAACAAGTTTATCAGCGAGACCGGCTACTGCTCGCGGCGTGAGGCGGATAAGCTGGTGGAAAGCGGCCGGGTGACCATTAACGGTGAACGCGCCGTGCTCGGCAGCCAGGCTGAAGCGGGAGATGATGTGCGGATAGACGGGAAAAGGCTGGAGAGCGAATCCCAGACCGTTTATATCGCACTGAACAAGCCGGTCGGCATTACTTCAACAACAGAGGGCCACATTAAAGGAAATATCGTGGATTTTGTCGGACATCTTGAGCGGATATTTCCAATCGGTCGGCTGGACAAGGATTCGGAAGGTCTGATCCTCCTGACCAATGATGGGGATATCGTAAACAAAATACTGCGCGCAGAAGGCCGGCATGAGAAGGAGTATGTCGTCACCGTGGACCGTCCGATTACGCCTTCCTTTGTCGCCGGAATGTCCAGCGGGGTAAAGATTCTTGGAGAGAAGACGCTGCCCTGTCAGGTTACCCGGATGACGGAGCGGGTATTTCGAGTTATCCTGACCGAAGGGAAGAACCGGCAGATCCGCAGGATGTGCAGCGCCTTCGGCTATGAAGTGCGGCGGCTGCAGCGCATTCGAATCATGAATATCCGCTTGGGGAACCTTCAGGTAGGCAAGTGGCGCGATCTTACGCCGGCGGAGAAGAAAGAGCTTGGCGACATGCTGAGTTATAAGCTTCAATAA
- the motB gene encoding flagellar motor protein MotB, with translation MSKKTRHEDHEEHADESWLLPYSDLMTLLVALFLVLYAMSATDAKKFEEMAQAFSSALNGGTGVLDHSSMAPTNSDLDQGKAQKLNTIAEKNSTEADLDKLRKKEQEELEKLKKQFDQYIKNNGLTDLLSTKLNQSQLLITISDNALFASGQANVKPESRQLARSISQMLQQFPDYEVVVQGYTDNIPISNSEYSSNWDLSANRALQFMKILLMNPYLKPEKFSVIGYGEYHPIADNSTAAGRAKNRRVEVSILRKYQENKSTALSAK, from the coding sequence GTGAGCAAAAAGACTAGACACGAGGATCATGAGGAGCACGCCGACGAATCCTGGCTCCTCCCCTATTCCGACCTGATGACGCTGCTCGTCGCCCTGTTTCTGGTGCTGTACGCCATGAGCGCAACGGATGCGAAGAAATTCGAGGAAATGGCCCAAGCGTTCAGCTCCGCCCTCAATGGAGGAACGGGAGTGCTGGATCATTCATCCATGGCCCCTACCAACAGCGATTTGGATCAAGGCAAAGCTCAAAAGCTGAACACTATCGCTGAAAAGAACAGCACCGAGGCCGATCTCGACAAGCTCCGCAAGAAGGAACAGGAGGAACTGGAAAAGCTGAAGAAGCAGTTTGACCAGTATATCAAGAACAACGGCCTTACCGATCTGCTCAGTACGAAACTGAACCAATCGCAGCTTTTGATTACGATCAGCGACAACGCGCTGTTCGCCTCCGGCCAGGCCAACGTCAAGCCGGAATCCCGGCAGCTCGCAAGATCGATCTCGCAAATGCTTCAGCAGTTCCCGGATTACGAGGTGGTCGTGCAGGGTTATACCGACAACATTCCGATTTCCAACAGCGAATACTCCTCCAACTGGGATCTTAGCGCCAACCGGGCTCTGCAGTTCATGAAGATTCTGCTAATGAATCCCTATCTGAAACCGGAGAAGTTCAGCGTCATTGGCTACGGCGAATACCATCCGATTGCCGATAACTCGACCGCCGCCGGACGGGCGAAGAACCGCCGGGTGGAAGTGTCCATTCTCCGCAAGTACCAGGAGAATAAGAGTACTGCGCTATCCGCCAAATGA
- the motA gene encoding flagellar motor stator protein MotA, whose amino-acid sequence MQISSIIGLVLGIIAVVYGMYLKQAPLASLNNPAAFTIILVGTAASLFMAFPMSEIKKVPKLFKILFLGGKKLIDKGEVITMFMEWASITRREGLLALESKVEEIQDDFLRSGMRMIIDGNDQEFVRDVLLEDIHATEERHKTGALIFSQAGMYAPTLGVLGAVIGLIAALADMSAMEKLAHAIGAAFIATLLGIFTGYVLWHPMSNKLKRLSKQEIQIRMMMLEGLLSIQSGVSTIAINQKLSVFLTPAERAKLNEKEGASREQKD is encoded by the coding sequence ATGCAGATTTCTTCAATTATTGGTCTAGTGCTCGGTATAATAGCGGTGGTTTATGGTATGTACCTCAAACAAGCCCCGCTGGCATCGTTAAACAACCCCGCCGCCTTTACCATCATTCTTGTAGGTACCGCAGCATCGCTGTTCATGGCCTTCCCGATGTCGGAAATCAAAAAAGTGCCGAAATTGTTCAAAATTCTGTTTCTCGGCGGGAAGAAGCTGATCGATAAAGGAGAGGTCATCACCATGTTCATGGAGTGGGCCTCCATTACGCGGCGCGAAGGCCTGCTGGCGCTTGAGTCAAAGGTCGAAGAGATTCAGGATGATTTCCTGCGAAGCGGCATGCGGATGATTATCGATGGCAACGACCAGGAGTTTGTCCGGGATGTGCTGCTTGAAGATATCCACGCAACCGAAGAGCGCCATAAAACAGGCGCGCTAATCTTCTCCCAGGCCGGCATGTACGCGCCTACCCTCGGGGTGCTTGGAGCCGTTATCGGTCTGATCGCCGCCCTTGCGGACATGAGCGCGATGGAGAAGCTCGCACACGCCATCGGCGCGGCCTTTATCGCTACGCTGCTCGGTATTTTTACCGGTTACGTGCTTTGGCACCCGATGTCCAACAAGCTGAAGCGTCTCTCCAAACAGGAAATCCAGATCCGAATGATGATGCTGGAGGGTCTCCTATCGATCCAGTCAGGCGTATCCACCATTGCGATCAACCAGAAGCTTTCCGTGTTTCTGACCCCTGCGGAACGCGCCAAGCTGAACGAGAAGGAAGGTGCCTCCCGTGAGCAAAAAGACTAG
- a CDS encoding 4a-hydroxytetrahydrobiopterin dehydratase, whose product MLLTEGELHEQVGKLEGWKLDSGAMVRKYQFNDFMKGIAFVDEVAAISEAFDHHPHITIDYKTVILRLTTSEEGGITALDVREAHEFNEAFEKTR is encoded by the coding sequence GTGTTATTAACCGAGGGAGAACTGCATGAGCAGGTGGGCAAGCTGGAAGGCTGGAAGCTGGACAGCGGGGCCATGGTGCGCAAATACCAGTTCAACGATTTTATGAAGGGTATTGCGTTCGTGGATGAGGTGGCCGCCATCTCGGAGGCGTTCGACCATCATCCGCATATCACGATCGATTATAAAACGGTAATTCTGCGGCTTACAACAAGCGAGGAAGGCGGCATTACCGCGCTCGACGTGCGTGAAGCCCATGAGTTTAATGAGGCGTTTGAGAAGACCCGTTAA
- a CDS encoding c-type cytochrome, whose amino-acid sequence MQKWIMSGLFFAACAFAVILMFTLPGKEQVAEQNNPTMPTVKADPAKAEATVKANCITCHGDQLQGGVGPNLQKEGSEHTAEQIYSIVTKGRGQMPSFNDKLAPEEIANIAMWLSEKK is encoded by the coding sequence ATGCAAAAGTGGATCATGAGCGGATTATTTTTCGCTGCCTGCGCCTTTGCGGTTATACTGATGTTCACACTGCCCGGAAAAGAGCAGGTCGCCGAGCAGAACAATCCGACCATGCCGACCGTTAAGGCTGATCCCGCCAAAGCGGAAGCGACAGTTAAAGCCAATTGCATCACCTGCCACGGCGATCAGCTTCAGGGCGGAGTCGGACCCAATCTGCAAAAGGAAGGCAGCGAGCATACGGCCGAGCAGATTTACAGCATCGTTACCAAAGGACGGGGACAAATGCCTTCCTTCAATGATAAGCTGGCTCCGGAGGAGATTGCCAACATCGCCATGTGGCTGTCCGAGAAAAAATGA
- a CDS encoding GNAT family N-acetyltransferase → MISSNIIFHVGPMTSAHARDICGWEYKAPYNIYGWLSWDQMEALGIEFGDPRIRREQYVSVLNEEDKLCGFAQLFPMEGTVRLGIGMRPELCGHGLGHLFVGAVVKEALKRYPSREVDLEVLTWNQRAIRAYRKCGFTITDTYERRTPNGDKPFYCMVYDKSLHKS, encoded by the coding sequence ATGATTAGCTCTAATATCATCTTTCATGTCGGGCCCATGACATCTGCGCATGCCAGGGATATCTGCGGTTGGGAATACAAGGCGCCCTATAATATTTACGGCTGGCTGTCTTGGGATCAAATGGAGGCGCTCGGCATTGAATTCGGAGATCCGCGGATTCGGAGGGAGCAGTATGTTTCGGTATTGAACGAAGAGGACAAACTTTGCGGCTTCGCCCAGCTTTTTCCGATGGAAGGCACGGTGCGTCTGGGGATCGGTATGCGTCCCGAATTGTGCGGGCATGGCCTCGGCCATTTGTTTGTGGGAGCGGTTGTAAAAGAGGCGCTGAAACGATATCCCAGTCGAGAGGTCGATCTTGAAGTTCTTACCTGGAATCAAAGAGCCATCCGGGCCTACCGCAAATGCGGCTTTACGATCACCGATACCTACGAACGCCGGACGCCAAATGGAGATAAGCCCTTTTACTGCATGGTCTATGATAAATCCCTCCATAAAAGCTGA
- a CDS encoding C40 family peptidase, which produces MKKKLAAAFLSFSIVLTLGAGSAFADSKMDKVIDGAIGTKYVSGGTSTSGFDCSGFTMYVFDKMGIDLPHQSGSQFKMGDAVSRSDLRAGDLVFFNTSGKGISHVGIYIGSGKFAHASSSKGVTVTSLSDSYYVSRFVGAKRVMGSSAYQSVAVDSEDNDDVQ; this is translated from the coding sequence TTGAAGAAGAAGTTGGCGGCAGCATTCCTCAGCTTTTCCATCGTTCTCACACTCGGAGCAGGCAGCGCATTTGCCGATTCGAAAATGGATAAAGTGATTGACGGCGCTATCGGAACCAAATACGTATCCGGCGGCACGAGCACAAGCGGATTCGATTGTTCCGGATTCACCATGTACGTGTTCGATAAGATGGGCATCGATCTGCCGCATCAGTCGGGTTCCCAGTTCAAAATGGGAGATGCCGTGTCCCGCAGCGATCTGAGAGCCGGCGATCTTGTATTCTTTAACACTTCCGGAAAAGGCATTTCCCATGTCGGCATCTATATCGGCTCCGGAAAGTTCGCCCATGCTTCCTCTTCGAAAGGCGTTACCGTCACTTCCCTGAGCGACAGTTATTATGTCAGCCGGTTTGTCGGCGCCAAACGGGTGATGGGCTCCAGCGCTTATCAATCCGTAGCCGTTGATTCTGAAGACAATGATGATGTGCAGTAA